One genomic segment of Paenibacillus sp. FSL H8-0332 includes these proteins:
- a CDS encoding transposase yields MRSNKLYDEQRIKVAQEAIHGTKISFLARKYSVSPSTISNWVKFYKERFGEEATPSVQERIEDAERVQDLETKMETAIKLLGEKDLEIELLRELLKKANPAYKTDSNWPTKR; encoded by the coding sequence ATGAGAAGCAACAAGTTGTACGACGAACAGCGGATCAAAGTAGCCCAAGAAGCGATCCATGGAACCAAGATTTCCTTCCTCGCCCGAAAGTACTCCGTCTCACCCAGCACGATTTCCAATTGGGTGAAGTTCTACAAGGAACGGTTTGGAGAAGAGGCTACCCCGTCCGTTCAGGAACGGATTGAAGATGCGGAGCGTGTCCAAGACCTGGAGACGAAGATGGAGACGGCCATTAAGCTACTGGGCGAAAAGGATTTGGAGATCGAACTGCTGCGTGAACTCCTAAAAAAAGCCAACCCCGCTTACAAGACAGACTCGAACTGGCCAACGAAACGATAA
- a CDS encoding AAA family ATPase: MNYENAGDVVPEKERMMELKLPLFIITGASGVGKTTVMHELRKQLPEFVLFSTDDDHFGTTGKKLEYQDRYNLLLHAAQAIALSGRGTVICGTMMPWDAKKCDAYSTFSELHFMNLHCDDATRNSRLRSREDAATWTEDMLRQHEVFAQWLLDHAETDYEPPMPTFDSASTPPAQLAEQLKEYITLKWQESVGK, translated from the coding sequence ATGAATTATGAGAACGCCGGGGATGTTGTGCCGGAGAAGGAGAGGATGATGGAATTGAAATTGCCATTGTTTATTATCACGGGAGCCAGCGGCGTAGGCAAGACAACGGTTATGCACGAGTTGAGGAAGCAGCTGCCTGAATTTGTGCTGTTCAGCACGGATGATGATCATTTCGGAACGACAGGGAAGAAGCTGGAGTATCAGGACCGCTACAACCTGCTGCTACATGCTGCCCAGGCTATTGCTTTGTCTGGACGAGGGACGGTGATCTGCGGGACTATGATGCCATGGGATGCGAAGAAATGTGATGCCTACAGCACATTCAGTGAACTGCACTTTATGAATCTGCACTGTGATGATGCTACCCGCAATTCCCGCCTGCGCAGCCGTGAGGATGCGGCGACCTGGACAGAGGATATGCTTAGGCAGCATGAAGTATTTGCCCAGTGGCTGCTGGATCATGCGGAGACGGATTATGAACCGCCGATGCCTACCTTCGACTCGGCTTCTACGCCGCCAGCCCAGTTAGCGGAGCAACTCAAGGAGTATATCACGTTGAAATGGCAGGAGAGTGTCGGGAAGTAG
- a CDS encoding aldo/keto reductase family protein translates to MEYRKLGASGLSVSEIAFGNWITHGAQVDNDTAKACVHAALDAGITTFDTADVYSDTKAETVLGQVLAGVRRESIELCTKVYQPTGTGPNDRGLSRKHIMEACNSSLKRLQTDYIDIYYAHRFDKKVPLEETFLAFSDLVRQGKVLYVGISEWTAEQITQAAVLARELKVPLVASQPQYSMLWRVIEAEVVQASEREGIGQVVWSPLAQGILSGKYLPNQPVPQGSRASTSAGSPFFERLAGQWLHTEVLTAVSRLSSLAHEAGLTLPQLAIAWVLQNPQVSSAIIGASRPEQVQENVKASGVRLGPDLLGEIDRVLEGLVERDPAKTG, encoded by the coding sequence ATGGAATATCGGAAATTGGGTGCAAGCGGCTTATCGGTCAGTGAGATTGCTTTTGGAAACTGGATTACGCATGGTGCGCAAGTGGATAATGACACCGCCAAAGCTTGTGTCCATGCTGCATTGGACGCGGGAATTACTACATTCGACACCGCAGATGTGTATTCGGACACGAAGGCGGAGACGGTGCTGGGGCAAGTCTTAGCAGGAGTGCGGCGGGAAAGCATCGAGTTATGTACCAAGGTCTATCAGCCTACAGGAACAGGCCCCAATGACCGGGGATTATCCCGGAAGCATATCATGGAAGCTTGTAACTCCTCGTTGAAAAGATTGCAGACGGATTATATAGATATTTATTATGCTCATAGATTTGACAAGAAGGTGCCCTTGGAGGAGACCTTCCTGGCATTCTCTGATCTGGTGCGTCAAGGGAAGGTTCTGTATGTGGGGATCAGCGAATGGACGGCGGAACAGATCACACAAGCTGCGGTTTTGGCCCGGGAGCTGAAGGTACCTCTGGTCGCTAGCCAGCCGCAATATTCGATGTTATGGCGGGTGATCGAAGCGGAGGTGGTCCAGGCTTCCGAGCGGGAAGGGATCGGGCAGGTCGTCTGGTCACCGCTGGCCCAAGGCATTCTTTCCGGGAAATATCTGCCGAATCAACCGGTCCCGCAGGGGTCCCGTGCCTCGACCTCGGCGGGTTCTCCGTTTTTTGAACGATTAGCTGGGCAGTGGCTGCATACAGAGGTTCTTACGGCGGTATCCCGGCTGTCCTCGCTTGCACACGAAGCGGGGCTGACGCTGCCGCAATTGGCCATCGCCTGGGTGCTGCAGAATCCGCAGGTGTCGTCTGCAATCATCGGGGCATCCAGACCAGAGCAAGTACAAGAGAATGTTAAGGCTTCAGGGGTGCGTCTTGGACCTGATTTGCTGGGTGAGATCGACAGAGTACTGGAGGGACTGGTTGAACGTGATCCTGCGAAGACCGGCTGA
- a CDS encoding response regulator — MINILIVDDQKHIRDGLQAMLRQFPLQPGHIYSAANGIEALELLRQHSIQLVITDIRMPDMDGLELMTQTSQERLTVDYLIISGYSDFAYAQKAIGLGAKGYLLKPVKREDLQASVEHVWQEIETRRSLSSSLEQLSRLAREADRKELRMYMQGAAGDETWIAETEQQNTELWRSYRLCLLREELWINQPGASSSHSIESVAYRVYGRQGCICLQHRPYLILAVDAAVDPDVFPAALAAEQVEVITAMTGPQQGLRSLPGSYTQGVELYRHSFLFPEKRCLLPRHIERLEQQWELPYEELYTLFQLTGTKNSGSIAQGISGLFHKDVLQRYHIRYTQQLCRAVVQMMEEYERVIRPYMGEEALDLQCLRNLFDYPGIRDYIQALQQQLLRLNQFYYDYKCSYRSSQDLNEAIRFIHENYHKPLDLAMVSNHVSLNYAYFSNQFKKNIGKGFAEYLRDVRLDKARRLLAETDQRILEIASMVGYESYKSFTRAFREAMNMQPTEYRLLTRRKLEREEDYRDNHDFEVRST, encoded by the coding sequence ATGATCAACATTCTGATTGTGGACGATCAAAAGCATATCCGCGACGGGCTGCAGGCGATGCTGCGCCAATTCCCGCTGCAGCCCGGCCATATCTACAGCGCTGCCAATGGAATCGAAGCACTGGAGCTGCTGCGCCAGCACAGCATCCAGCTCGTAATTACCGATATCCGTATGCCGGACATGGATGGCCTGGAGCTTATGACGCAGACCAGTCAGGAACGACTTACAGTGGATTACCTGATTATTAGCGGCTACAGCGATTTCGCCTATGCCCAGAAGGCCATCGGGCTGGGGGCCAAAGGTTATCTGCTTAAGCCCGTGAAGCGCGAGGATCTGCAAGCCTCGGTAGAGCATGTCTGGCAGGAGATAGAGACGCGAAGGTCGCTCTCCAGCAGCCTCGAACAGCTCTCCCGTCTGGCCCGGGAGGCGGACCGCAAGGAGCTGCGTATGTATATGCAGGGTGCGGCGGGAGATGAGACCTGGATTGCGGAGACCGAGCAGCAGAACACGGAGCTGTGGCGCAGCTACCGCCTCTGCCTGCTGCGCGAGGAGCTGTGGATTAACCAGCCGGGGGCCAGCAGCAGCCATAGCATAGAATCCGTTGCCTATCGGGTATATGGCAGACAGGGCTGTATCTGTCTCCAGCACCGTCCTTATCTCATTCTGGCGGTGGATGCAGCTGTTGATCCTGATGTCTTCCCGGCTGCGCTCGCCGCTGAGCAGGTTGAAGTTATTACCGCCATGACCGGCCCGCAGCAGGGATTAAGAAGCCTGCCGGGCAGCTATACGCAGGGAGTTGAGCTATACCGCCACAGCTTCCTTTTTCCGGAGAAGCGCTGCCTGCTCCCCCGGCACATCGAGCGGCTGGAGCAGCAATGGGAGCTTCCTTATGAGGAGCTGTATACCCTGTTCCAGTTGACCGGCACCAAGAACAGCGGCAGCATTGCCCAAGGGATCTCCGGTCTCTTCCACAAGGATGTGCTGCAGCGTTACCATATCCGCTACACCCAGCAGCTATGCCGTGCCGTCGTTCAGATGATGGAGGAGTATGAGCGTGTCATCCGTCCTTATATGGGCGAAGAAGCACTCGACCTCCAGTGCCTGCGCAACCTGTTCGATTATCCCGGCATCCGCGATTACATTCAGGCGTTGCAGCAGCAGCTCCTGCGGCTGAACCAGTTCTACTACGATTACAAGTGCAGCTACCGCAGCTCCCAGGACTTGAACGAGGCCATCCGGTTCATCCACGAGAATTACCACAAGCCGCTGGATCTGGCGATGGTCTCCAACCATGTCTCGCTGAATTACGCGTATTTCTCCAACCAGTTCAAGAAGAATATCGGCAAGGGGTTCGCCGAATACCTGCGTGATGTGCGGCTAGACAAAGCCCGGCGCCTGCTGGCCGAGACCGACCAGAGAATTCTTGAGATTGCCTCCATGGTCGGGTATGAGAGTTACAAAAGCTTCACCCGGGCCTTCCGCGAAGCCATGAATATGCAGCCCACCGAATACCGTCTGCTGACCCGCCGGAAGCTGGAACGGGAAGAAGATTACCGGGACAACCACGATTTTGAGGTAAGATCAACGTGA
- a CDS encoding IS3 family transposase — protein MTLVLRIIEVQPSTYYAHKKRLSGLLGGPAAITTSGRPIPSYSLTTGGLRVSDLQIEEWLSELVEGEENGYGYRNLAYALWVQQGLILNHKKAYRLCKKLGLLQKKPVKNVKYPRHLARNRVVTGPNQLWQIDIKYGYVHGYDRFFFIFDMIDVFDRCIVGYHVGASCTAKQVCATLREALDRRLQPGDPSPVIRSDNGPQFLSDVFGELCAETQRPLEHERIPPKTPNMNAYIESFHSILERDLYAKRYFETFEEAYEAVAAYIEFYNERRFHGSLQRLSPKQYQAAWKAGKLKPIEITL, from the coding sequence GTGACATTGGTGCTACGGATTATAGAGGTTCAACCCTCCACCTACTATGCCCATAAAAAACGTCTCTCGGGGCTTCTAGGCGGCCCTGCTGCAATAACGACGTCGGGCCGTCCGATCCCCTCCTATTCCCTCACCACTGGTGGTCTGCGGGTGAGTGACCTACAGATCGAGGAATGGCTGAGTGAGCTGGTGGAGGGAGAGGAGAACGGCTATGGCTACCGGAACCTCGCCTACGCCCTGTGGGTCCAGCAGGGCTTAATTCTCAACCACAAGAAGGCATATCGGCTGTGCAAGAAACTCGGGCTGCTTCAGAAAAAGCCGGTAAAGAACGTAAAATACCCTCGGCACCTGGCACGAAATCGAGTGGTCACCGGCCCCAACCAACTCTGGCAGATTGACATTAAATATGGATATGTTCATGGCTACGACCGCTTCTTTTTTATCTTTGATATGATTGATGTGTTTGACCGCTGCATTGTTGGCTACCACGTGGGAGCGAGTTGTACAGCCAAGCAAGTCTGTGCCACGTTAAGAGAGGCTCTAGACAGGCGTTTGCAGCCTGGAGACCCCTCTCCGGTCATCCGTTCGGATAACGGCCCGCAATTCTTAAGTGACGTCTTTGGCGAGTTGTGTGCGGAAACACAGCGTCCGCTGGAGCATGAACGAATTCCTCCAAAAACGCCGAATATGAACGCCTACATTGAGTCATTTCATAGCATTTTGGAGAGAGATTTGTATGCAAAAAGGTACTTTGAAACGTTTGAAGAAGCCTATGAAGCAGTCGCAGCCTATATTGAATTTTACAACGAGCGCCGTTTTCATGGCAGTTTGCAGCGTTTGAGCCCCAAGCAATACCAAGCCGCATGGAAAGCGGGCAAGCTAAAACCGATAGAAATAACGCTGTAA
- a CDS encoding histidine kinase, translating to MKATLTTARRLYRNSRISQKLFLAFSLMIAIPAIVVSFLFIRTQESQLYKEAMAEGSNHVARLNERLRSRMDILENASATALTQKAFVDFIHSNMRGEGLRLVKFKQNQYEQMHNIIQSHEMISSLSFYVDNPKVYEIWPEIYHYSKFRPQDYWMTLRDEGGAAFRLFSFRDGSDTLSYYRLVRLQGQQQKLPTIMEIRARHSVFFSDLLEDSGRDFFTVIMDGSDASRNVYLPGHEFPQKAGEKLDDILTGVHEQLEVLEQKTPIKIHSGDQTYYALYRYIAPLNAYVVDIASRQVMMQGPRNWYLIVIAVTSCVLLLMLLLVSRMTRRIFRRLEKVLVSMRKVRRGQLDAKIDTGLRENETGDEIDYVAVSYNNMLDEIQRLMTQVVDKQLIAKNAQLHSLHSQINSHFLYNALESIRMRAEVERQPAIAGALVSLGSLLRYSMMWRSDTVTLGEELANIQSYIRFINFMEGGNIELAADLPPEVQRYNIPKMCMQPIVENAVHHAAPSGGSVHIGISVRVEKDSLLLIEIRDDGTGVDPLMLDSLQSVLLGHSDTPIISSNSGLGLENVHKRLQLHYGSDSGLWIDSIQGAYTSVTIRLPWENVNLGGW from the coding sequence ATGAAGGCTACGCTGACAACCGCAAGGCGGCTATACCGCAATTCCCGCATCTCGCAAAAGCTCTTCCTGGCCTTCAGCCTGATGATTGCCATCCCTGCCATTGTGGTCTCCTTCCTGTTCATCCGCACCCAGGAGAGTCAGCTCTACAAGGAAGCCATGGCGGAAGGCAGCAATCATGTCGCCCGTCTGAACGAACGGCTGCGCAGCCGGATGGACATTCTTGAGAACGCTTCCGCGACTGCCCTGACGCAAAAGGCATTTGTGGATTTCATTCACTCCAATATGCGCGGAGAGGGTCTGCGGCTCGTGAAATTCAAGCAGAACCAGTATGAGCAAATGCACAATATTATTCAAAGCCATGAGATGATCAGCTCGCTGAGCTTCTATGTCGATAACCCCAAGGTATATGAGATCTGGCCGGAAATCTATCATTATTCCAAGTTCCGGCCGCAGGATTACTGGATGACGCTCCGCGATGAAGGCGGCGCCGCCTTCAGGCTTTTCTCCTTCAGGGATGGCAGTGATACGCTGTCTTACTACAGGCTGGTGCGGCTTCAGGGCCAGCAGCAGAAGCTCCCGACCATTATGGAGATCCGCGCCAGGCATAGTGTTTTTTTCAGCGATCTGCTGGAGGACAGCGGGCGGGATTTCTTCACGGTGATCATGGACGGCTCGGATGCTTCCCGCAATGTATACCTCCCGGGGCATGAGTTCCCGCAGAAGGCCGGGGAGAAGCTGGACGACATCCTGACCGGGGTTCATGAGCAACTGGAGGTGCTGGAGCAGAAGACCCCGATTAAGATTCATTCCGGGGATCAGACCTACTATGCGCTGTACCGTTACATTGCTCCGCTGAACGCCTATGTGGTCGATATCGCCTCCCGCCAGGTGATGATGCAGGGCCCGCGGAACTGGTACCTGATCGTAATCGCTGTCACCTCCTGTGTATTGCTGCTGATGCTGCTGCTCGTCTCCCGGATGACCCGGCGGATCTTCCGCCGGCTAGAGAAGGTGCTGGTCTCCATGCGCAAGGTGCGCAGGGGCCAGCTCGATGCCAAGATTGATACGGGACTCCGGGAGAACGAAACCGGTGACGAGATCGACTACGTGGCGGTCAGCTACAATAATATGCTGGACGAAATCCAGCGCCTGATGACCCAGGTCGTGGATAAGCAGCTAATCGCCAAGAACGCCCAGCTCCACTCCCTGCACTCACAGATTAATTCCCATTTCCTGTACAACGCACTGGAGTCAATCCGAATGCGCGCGGAGGTTGAGCGGCAGCCTGCGATTGCCGGTGCCCTTGTGTCGCTGGGTTCACTGCTGCGTTACAGCATGATGTGGCGCAGCGACACCGTTACCCTCGGTGAAGAGCTGGCCAACATTCAGAGCTACATCCGGTTCATCAACTTCATGGAGGGCGGAAACATTGAACTCGCGGCGGATCTTCCCCCTGAGGTGCAGCGCTATAATATTCCCAAAATGTGCATGCAGCCCATCGTCGAGAACGCCGTACACCATGCGGCCCCCTCGGGCGGCAGTGTTCATATCGGCATTTCGGTACGTGTAGAGAAGGACAGCCTGCTGCTGATTGAGATCCGTGATGACGGTACCGGAGTAGATCCGCTGATGCTGGACAGTCTGCAGTCTGTACTACTCGGCCATTCGGACACACCGATTATCAGCAGCAATAGCGGCCTGGGGCTGGAGAATGTACATAAGCGCCTGCAATTGCACTACGGCAGCGACTCTGGTCTTTGGATCGACAGCATACAAGGAGCCTATACCTCTGTAACCATCCGGCTGCCCTGGGAAAATGTGAATCTTGGAGGTTGGTAG
- a CDS encoding family 16 glycosylhydrolase, protein MKRLQLRDHGFMQKVLSVFLVMVMLAGTGLLPASRIQKADAAGVTVSSMTYFSAADGPVISKSGVGQASYGFVMPVFNGGSATWSDVSDDVGVKVKVNGNWVDIDSAGGYVYNQNWGHWSDGGKNGYWFTLSATTEIQLYSKANNAVTLNYTLAFQNLNTTTISAMAPTQGPQITAGFTGGAGFTYPTFNNDPALTYEAVADDLKVFVKPVGSSTWIDIDNNAESGWIYDSNFGQFTEGGGGYWFTVTESINVKLASKTSSASLVYTITFNQPVRNSYVLTAYDGTAYTADNSGSIGFPLPKIDGGAPIGTELGKFVYQIKTGGQWVDLSNSGQSGFVYAGNGYNNMSAANQWGYWADHVYGLWFQPIQVNMEIRIGYPLNGQQGGNVGSNYVYYTFTGNPNAPRPDESDQEDITLGTPSDPAVAGMNLLWQDEFSGTTLDTGKWNYEQGYYITNDPNSWGWGNNELQHYTNSTENVFVQNGQLNIRAKNDPKSFPQDPNRYAQYSSGKINTKDHLSFQYGRVDIRAKLPTGNGIWPALWMLPKDAAYGAWAASGEIDIMEAKGRLPGTTSGAVHFGGQWPVNKYIAGEYHFPQGQTFANDYHVYSMVWEEDNVKWYVDGKFFFKVSREQWYSVAAPNNPNAPFDQPFYLIMNLAVGGHFDGGLSPAPSDIPATMLVDYVRVYKEGSGGGNPGNPGNPGNVSVSGVSVTPANAQVQTGQNVQLTANVAPSGATNKQVTWSVANSNTASVSQSGLVTGLAAGTTTVTATTADGNKTASSTITVTAPSPAVIVIGDQVRGLKKTGNNLLFYVNGATFADLHYKINNGGQQNVAMTSAGNGNYTYAVNNLQQGDTVEYSFTYNPGQGALDSPWKTYVHGVTQGTPE, encoded by the coding sequence ATGAAACGACTTCAGCTTAGGGATCACGGATTTATGCAGAAGGTACTCAGTGTGTTCCTGGTTATGGTGATGCTGGCCGGCACCGGCCTGTTGCCTGCATCGAGAATTCAGAAGGCGGACGCAGCGGGTGTAACGGTTAGCTCCATGACTTATTTCTCAGCGGCAGACGGTCCTGTAATCTCCAAATCCGGCGTCGGGCAAGCGAGCTATGGCTTCGTTATGCCTGTGTTCAACGGTGGCTCGGCCACCTGGAGTGATGTGTCGGATGATGTGGGCGTCAAAGTGAAAGTAAATGGCAACTGGGTAGACATCGACAGCGCAGGCGGTTACGTCTACAACCAGAACTGGGGGCACTGGAGCGACGGCGGGAAGAACGGCTACTGGTTCACCCTCTCGGCGACAACCGAAATCCAGCTCTACTCCAAAGCGAATAATGCAGTTACGCTGAACTACACCCTTGCTTTTCAGAATTTGAACACAACCACGATCTCCGCAATGGCACCTACCCAAGGGCCGCAGATTACAGCAGGCTTTACGGGCGGTGCAGGCTTCACCTACCCCACCTTCAACAATGATCCGGCCTTAACTTATGAAGCCGTGGCAGATGATCTCAAAGTATTCGTGAAACCGGTGGGCAGCAGCACCTGGATTGACATTGACAACAATGCAGAGAGCGGCTGGATCTATGACAGCAACTTCGGCCAGTTCACCGAGGGGGGCGGCGGGTACTGGTTCACCGTTACCGAATCCATCAACGTCAAGCTGGCATCGAAGACCTCCTCCGCCAGTCTCGTCTATACCATCACCTTCAACCAGCCGGTCCGTAATTCATATGTCCTGACAGCCTATGACGGTACGGCTTACACCGCAGATAACAGCGGCTCCATTGGCTTCCCCCTGCCTAAGATCGACGGGGGCGCACCGATTGGCACCGAGCTTGGCAAATTCGTCTATCAGATCAAAACCGGCGGCCAGTGGGTGGATCTGAGCAATTCCGGCCAGAGCGGATTCGTCTACGCCGGTAACGGCTACAACAATATGTCCGCCGCCAACCAGTGGGGCTACTGGGCCGATCATGTCTACGGACTGTGGTTCCAGCCGATCCAGGTAAATATGGAGATCCGCATCGGCTATCCGCTGAACGGGCAGCAAGGCGGAAATGTCGGCAGCAATTATGTCTATTACACCTTCACCGGCAATCCGAATGCTCCTCGACCGGATGAGAGCGACCAGGAAGATATTACGCTGGGAACCCCGTCAGACCCGGCTGTCGCAGGCATGAACCTCCTCTGGCAGGATGAGTTCAGCGGGACCACGCTTGATACCGGCAAATGGAATTATGAACAAGGCTACTATATTACGAATGACCCCAATAGCTGGGGCTGGGGGAATAACGAGCTGCAGCATTATACGAATAGTACCGAGAATGTATTTGTCCAGAACGGACAACTGAATATCCGGGCCAAGAACGATCCGAAGTCCTTCCCGCAGGACCCGAACCGGTATGCACAATATTCCTCCGGCAAAATCAACACCAAGGATCATCTGTCCTTCCAGTACGGCAGAGTAGATATCCGTGCCAAGCTGCCGACAGGCAACGGGATCTGGCCCGCACTCTGGATGCTGCCGAAGGATGCCGCTTACGGGGCATGGGCGGCTTCTGGTGAAATTGATATTATGGAAGCCAAGGGACGGCTTCCCGGCACGACCAGCGGCGCCGTACACTTCGGCGGACAATGGCCTGTGAATAAGTATATTGCCGGTGAATATCATTTCCCGCAGGGCCAGACTTTTGCCAATGACTATCATGTGTATTCTATGGTCTGGGAGGAAGACAACGTCAAGTGGTATGTGGACGGCAAGTTCTTCTTCAAGGTCAGTAGAGAGCAATGGTATTCTGTCGCTGCACCGAACAATCCGAACGCCCCGTTCGACCAGCCTTTCTACCTGATTATGAATCTGGCGGTCGGCGGACATTTCGACGGCGGGCTCTCCCCTGCTCCATCTGATATCCCGGCAACGATGCTGGTAGATTATGTACGGGTGTACAAGGAAGGCAGCGGCGGCGGGAATCCCGGGAACCCAGGTAATCCGGGCAACGTCTCCGTCAGCGGCGTCTCCGTCACTCCTGCTAATGCCCAGGTGCAGACCGGACAGAACGTCCAACTGACTGCCAATGTGGCGCCGTCCGGTGCGACCAACAAGCAGGTTACCTGGAGCGTTGCGAACAGCAATACCGCCTCTGTAAGCCAGAGCGGTCTTGTCACCGGGCTGGCCGCAGGGACAACAACCGTAACGGCTACAACAGCGGACGGTAACAAAACAGCCAGCAGCACCATTACCGTGACCGCACCGTCTCCGGCGGTCATTGTGATCGGCGATCAGGTGCGCGGCCTCAAAAAAACTGGAAATAACCTGCTCTTCTACGTGAACGGCGCTACCTTCGCCGACCTGCATTACAAAATCAACAACGGCGGCCAGCAGAACGTGGCTATGACCTCTGCGGGTAACGGTAATTATACCTATGCGGTAAATAACCTACAGCAAGGCGATACCGTGGAGTACTCCTTCACCTATAATCCGGGGCAAGGGGCGCTGGATTCCCCTTGGAAGACTTATGTGCATGGGGTGACCCAGGGAACCCCCGAATAA
- a CDS encoding MerR family transcriptional regulator, translating into MLQNEDPQINLRTVRYYTQIGMLPPLELAGNKRVYTDNHLHVVRAILVLSKSGETLASAQEKLAGLPMEEIVKIGENLRMYQSDQLLRNETHVVSEDVILSVSPRISPVLKEKMIETVTRLLQEEGHI; encoded by the coding sequence GTGTTGCAGAATGAAGATCCGCAGATAAATCTGCGGACGGTCAGGTACTACACGCAGATCGGGATGCTTCCGCCGCTGGAGCTGGCCGGTAACAAGCGGGTCTACACGGATAATCATCTGCATGTTGTGCGTGCCATACTTGTTTTGTCCAAGAGTGGTGAGACGCTGGCCTCGGCGCAGGAGAAGTTGGCGGGCCTGCCGATGGAGGAAATAGTTAAGATTGGTGAGAATCTGCGGATGTACCAGTCGGATCAGCTGCTGCGGAACGAAACGCATGTTGTCAGTGAGGATGTGATTCTCTCGGTTAGTCCGCGCATCTCACCGGTGCTGAAAGAAAAGATGATTGAGACCGTCACCCGGTTACTTCAAGAGGAGGGACACATATGA
- a CDS encoding RNA polymerase sigma factor produces MQQPMTRPGNHVIQSYEVYAEMLYRIALVHLGSRQDAEEATQDTFIKLIEKAPVFKDDEHQKAWLIRVITNHCKNLLGRGWRKREVKLEGVEPVTSDNPEELAILQLVLALPVKYKAVIHLYYYEDYPIQEISRILQISESAVKMRLQRGRQLLKLELEGAEVE; encoded by the coding sequence ATGCAGCAACCCATGACCCGGCCGGGCAATCATGTGATACAAAGTTACGAAGTCTATGCAGAAATGCTCTACCGGATTGCCCTGGTTCATCTGGGCAGCCGCCAGGATGCCGAAGAAGCTACTCAGGATACCTTCATCAAGCTGATAGAGAAAGCTCCAGTATTCAAGGATGACGAACATCAGAAAGCATGGCTGATCCGTGTCATTACCAACCATTGTAAGAATCTGCTGGGCAGAGGCTGGCGAAAGCGCGAGGTCAAGCTCGAAGGGGTAGAGCCGGTTACGTCCGATAACCCCGAAGAATTGGCCATTCTGCAGCTCGTGCTGGCACTGCCGGTGAAGTATAAGGCTGTGATTCATCTATATTATTACGAGGATTACCCCATCCAGGAGATCAGTAGAATACTGCAAATCAGCGAGTCTGCCGTGAAGATGAGACTACAGCGGGGGCGGCAGCTGTTAAAACTGGAGCTGGAAGGAGCAGAAGTGGAATGA
- a CDS encoding LysR substrate-binding domain-containing protein, whose translation MDIRKLQYFIAVAEELHFHRAAEKLNMTQPPLTQQIQALEQELGVKLFERNKRQVRLTPAGSVFWEEATRILAQLERSIQTVRLASQGIIGHLNIAFIGSAEGGIMVDVLKIFRQRFPQIQLNLLEMTSAQQWQALHDGTIHIGFMRFIEPAKNINHCSLINETLVAVLPDQHPLAELSALPVSALRSEPFIFFPRKHGLPFHDLIMGFCAEHDVYPQIVQEAVQMYTIVNLVAANLGVSIVPSSVSVFQRSGVVFRPFEDKVPPVPFYAAWRTDTNQAVISAFVEILQDHNFR comes from the coding sequence ATGGATATACGAAAATTACAATACTTTATTGCGGTTGCGGAAGAGCTGCATTTCCATCGTGCCGCAGAGAAATTAAATATGACACAGCCTCCGTTGACCCAGCAGATTCAAGCTCTGGAACAAGAGCTGGGTGTGAAGCTATTCGAACGGAACAAGCGTCAAGTCCGCCTCACACCAGCGGGATCTGTTTTTTGGGAGGAAGCCACCCGGATCTTAGCTCAACTGGAGCGGTCTATTCAAACTGTACGATTGGCCAGCCAAGGCATCATTGGACATTTGAACATTGCATTCATCGGTTCAGCAGAGGGCGGAATCATGGTCGATGTGCTCAAAATCTTCCGGCAACGGTTCCCTCAAATACAGCTGAACCTGCTGGAGATGACTTCTGCCCAGCAATGGCAGGCGTTGCATGACGGTACCATCCATATTGGATTCATGCGCTTCATTGAGCCGGCCAAGAATATTAACCATTGCAGCTTGATCAACGAAACTCTGGTTGCCGTATTGCCTGATCAACATCCCTTGGCTGAACTATCGGCATTGCCCGTCTCCGCTTTGCGTTCCGAGCCTTTTATCTTCTTTCCGCGTAAGCACGGGCTTCCTTTTCATGATCTTATTATGGGTTTTTGCGCAGAGCATGATGTTTACCCTCAGATTGTACAGGAAGCCGTACAAATGTATACTATTGTAAACCTTGTGGCAGCGAACCTTGGGGTTTCCATTGTCCCTTCTTCGGTTTCCGTGTTCCAGCGCAGCGGAGTCGTATTCAGACCCTTTGAAGACAAGGTGCCGCCTGTCCCCTTCTATGCTGCCTGGAGAACGGATACGAATCAGGCCGTCATCTCTGCATTTGTAGAGATTTTACAAGATCATAATTTCAGGTGA